In Myotis daubentonii chromosome 16, mMyoDau2.1, whole genome shotgun sequence, one DNA window encodes the following:
- the TMIGD1 gene encoding transmembrane and immunoglobulin domain-containing protein 1 yields MAQKSGGLMRMGSFLLFVIVFLPREATSSVLTVNGKTESHILNTQLGSEESLKCAVQNHTGDEGLLWFREGGTVDLKSENKINSSAVCVTSISEDDNGVTFTCKLQRDQSVSISVVLNVPFPPLLSGDDYQTVEEGSAVKLVCNVRSNPQAQMMWYRNSSILTLEKNHHQVQQTSESLQLSITKVKKSDNGTYSCFAYSPLETKTKDFHLVVKDRGSSVPIEPIIAAAVVVFLTLCFGLIARRQRIMKCCIKGEDPQRETAL; encoded by the exons ATGGCACAGAAGAGCGGCGGCCTAATGCGAATGGGCAGCTTCCTTCTCTTCGTGATCGTATTTCTGCCACGCGAAGCGACAA GCTCTGTTTTAACTGTGAATGGGAAAACCGAGAGCCACATTCTCAACACTCAGCTGGGCTCCGAAGAATCTCTGAAGTGTGCTGTTCAgaaccacactggggatgaaggaCTTCTCTGGTTCCGAGAAGGGGGGACAGTGGATTTGAAGTCCGAAAACAAAATCAATTCCAGCGCCGTCTGTGTGACTTCCATCAGTGAGGATGACAATGGAGTCACCTTTACCTGCAAGCTGCAGAGGGACCAATCCGTGTCCATCTCCGTGGTGCTGAACGTCCCTT TTCCTCCGCTCCTAAGTGGAGACGACTACCAGACAGTGGAAGAAGGCAGCGCCGTGAAGCTGGTTTGCAATGTGAGATCCAACCCCCAGGCTCAAATGATGTGGTACAGAAATAGCAGCATCCTGACCTTAGAGAAAAACCATCACCAAGTCCAACAGACAAGTGAGTCTCTTCAGTTGTCAATCACCAAAGTCAAGAAATCTGACAATGGAACCTACAGCTGTTTTGCATATTCACCTCTGGAAACAAAGACAAAGGACTTCCACCTCGTCGTCAAAG ACAGAGGTTCAAGTGTGCCAATAGAACCCATTATTGCTGCAGCGGTTGTGGTCTTTCTGACGCTGTGCTTCGGACTGATTGCTAGAAGACAAAGGATCATGAAG TGCTGCATAAAGGGTGAAGATCCTCAAAGAGAAACAGCTCT